GGAATTTTGCAATAAAAAGGTATGATGAAAAACAAAGTAGCTGATAAATCAGATTTTCGTTTAAGTAAAAAAGATGTAGGCGAAATGTTTAATTCAATTTCGGAAAAATATGATTGCTTGGATCACATAATGTCTCTTGGAATTGATAGGAGATGGAGGAAACTGGTCGTAAAAATATTAAAAGAGGATATGCCTGAAACTATTCTTGATATTGCTACAGGCACTGCCGATTTGGCAATAACAACAGCCAAAATTCTTAAACCAAAGAGAATTATAGGGATAGATATAGCTTCAAAAATGATTGATGTAGGAAAAATAAAAGTTTTTTCAGAGGGTGTGGCTGATATTGTAGAACTAATGCAAGGTGATGCTGAACAACTGGATTTTGAAGATAACAGCTTTGATGCAGTTATGGTATCTTTCGGAGTTAGAAATTTTGAAGATCTCGCCAAAGGTTTAAGTGAAATGAACAGAGTTTTGAAAAAAGGTGGTAAGGCTGTAATTCTTGAGTTTTCATTACCTGAAAATATTTTTATAAAATGGTTTTATTTACTATACTTCAATAAGGTTGTACCTTTTATTGGAGGATTAATTTCAAAAAATAAATTAGCATACAAATATTTACCAGGCTCAGTGTCGGAATTTCCTTATGGGGAAAACTTTTTAAATATTATGAGTGATAATGGATTTAAGTATGTAAATTGTAAAAAATTAAATCAAGGAATTTGTTCAATATACACAGGAAAAAAATAAATTCGTCAATTTTTATTGTTCTGTTTTTTATTAATTTCGGAACATATTCTCAAACAAAAAATTTAGAAAGGTTTGATTATGGGAGAAAACTACACTTTGGTTTTACCATTGGAACAAATGTTTCTGATTTTAAATATGAATTTTCTGATAACTTTTATTATAACGATTCACTACTAACAGTTGATGTGAGTACTTATCCGGGAATTACTCTCGGTGCTATTTCCGACCTTCATTTAGGAGAGTTTTTTGACATTAGAGTAATACCTTCATTAGTTCTTACTGAAAGGAGTGTTAAATATAAGTTTACAAATGATTATTCAACAAAAAAGAGTGTAGAATCAATTTTTGCTGAACTACCTGTACTTTTAAAATTTAAATCCACAA
This window of the Bacteroidota bacterium genome carries:
- the ubiE gene encoding bifunctional demethylmenaquinone methyltransferase/2-methoxy-6-polyprenyl-1,4-benzoquinol methylase UbiE; the protein is MMKNKVADKSDFRLSKKDVGEMFNSISEKYDCLDHIMSLGIDRRWRKLVVKILKEDMPETILDIATGTADLAITTAKILKPKRIIGIDIASKMIDVGKIKVFSEGVADIVELMQGDAEQLDFEDNSFDAVMVSFGVRNFEDLAKGLSEMNRVLKKGGKAVILEFSLPENIFIKWFYLLYFNKVVPFIGGLISKNKLAYKYLPGSVSEFPYGENFLNIMSDNGFKYVNCKKLNQGICSIYTGKK
- a CDS encoding outer membrane beta-barrel protein, which gives rise to MFNIHRKKINSSIFIVLFFINFGTYSQTKNLERFDYGRKLHFGFTIGTNVSDFKYEFSDNFYYNDSLLTVDVSTYPGITLGAISDLHLGEFFDIRVIPSLVLTERSVKYKFTNDYSTKKSVESIFAELPVLLKFKSTRHGNLRFYVIGGGKVSYDFGSNARSNRDPNNPIIAIKPWAYAYEFGCGLDMYFYWFKFSPEIKLSKGINSILSPYHDVYSNVFENIYSNFIYFSFNFEG